In Spodoptera frugiperda isolate SF20-4 chromosome 12, AGI-APGP_CSIRO_Sfru_2.0, whole genome shotgun sequence, a single window of DNA contains:
- the LOC118263123 gene encoding protein obstructor-E isoform X2, protein MNSRCLIVLAAALGVAVGQESFKCPDDFGFYPHHISCDKYWKCDNGVAELKTCGNGLAFDATDSKYLTENCDYLHNVECGERTQLEPPISTPHCQRLYGIFPDEAKCDVFWNCWNGEASRYQCSPGLAYDRESRVCMWADQVPECKNEVANGFSCPAPGEVSNAGSFSRHAHPEDCRKYYICLEGVAREYGCPIGTVFKIGDADGTGNCEDPEDVPGCEDYYGDLDLKTIRKSELLAGLQQDGQTRNTPKQLKPRPQKEN, encoded by the exons ATGAATTCACGGTGTTTAATAGTGCTAGCAGCCGCCCTCGGCGTGG CGGTCGGACAGGAGTCCTTCAAATGTCCCGATGACTTCGGTTTCTACCCTCACCACATCTCTTGCGACAAGTACTGGAAGTGTGACAACGGTGTCGCTGAACTTAAGACTTGCGGCAACGGTCTTGCCTTCGACGCTACTGACTCCAAATACTTGACTGAGAACTGCGACTACCTCCACAACGTTGAGTGCGGCGAGAGGACACAGCTTG AGCCTCCGATCTCAACCCCTCACTGCCAGAGGCTGTACGGTATCTTCCCTGATGAGGCCAAATGTGACGTCTTCTGGAACTGCTGGAACGGAGAGGCTTCCCGCTACCAGTGCAGCCCTGGACTCGCTTACGACAGGGAATCCCGTGTGTGCATGTGGGCTGACCAGGTCCCCGAGTGCAAGAACGAGG TAGCGAACGGTTTCTCTTGCCCCGCTCCCGGTGAGGTGTCCAACGCTGGCTCCTTCAGCCGTCACGCCCACCCTGAAGACTGCCGTAAATACTACATCTGCTTGGAGGGAGTCGCCCGTGAGTACGGATGCCCCATCGGAACCGTGTTCAAGATCGGTGATGCTGACGGCACTGGCAACTGCGAAGACCCTGAAGATGTTCCCGGATG CGAGGACTACTACGGGGATCTGGATCTGAAGACGATCCGCAAGAGCGAGCTGCTCGCCGGCCTCCAGCAAGACGGCCAGACCCGCAACACGCCCAAGCAGCTCAAACCCCGCCCCCAAAAggagaactaa
- the LOC118263123 gene encoding protein obstructor-E isoform X3, translating into MNSRCLIVLAAALGVAVGQESFKCPDDFGFYPHHISCDKYWKCDNGVAELKTCGNGLAFDATDSKYLTENCDYLHNVECGERTQLEPPISTPHCQRLYGIFPDEAKCDVFWNCWNGEASRYQCSPGLAYDRESRVCMWADQVPECKNEEVANGFSCPAPGEVSNAGSFSRHAHPEDCRKYYICLEGVAREYGCPIGTVFKIGDADGTGNCEDPEDVPGCEDYYGDVDLKALKKLGF; encoded by the exons ATGAATTCACGGTGTTTAATAGTGCTAGCAGCCGCCCTCGGCGTGG CGGTCGGACAGGAGTCCTTCAAATGTCCCGATGACTTCGGTTTCTACCCTCACCACATCTCTTGCGACAAGTACTGGAAGTGTGACAACGGTGTCGCTGAACTTAAGACTTGCGGCAACGGTCTTGCCTTCGACGCTACTGACTCCAAATACTTGACTGAGAACTGCGACTACCTCCACAACGTTGAGTGCGGCGAGAGGACACAGCTTG AGCCTCCGATCTCAACCCCTCACTGCCAGAGGCTGTACGGTATCTTCCCTGATGAGGCCAAATGTGACGTCTTCTGGAACTGCTGGAACGGAGAGGCTTCCCGCTACCAGTGCAGCCCTGGACTCGCTTACGACAGGGAATCCCGTGTGTGCATGTGGGCTGACCAGGTCCCCGAGTGCAAGAACGAGG AAGTAGCGAACGGTTTCTCTTGCCCCGCTCCCGGTGAGGTGTCCAACGCTGGCTCCTTCAGCCGTCACGCCCACCCTGAAGACTGCCGTAAATACTACATCTGCTTGGAGGGAGTCGCCCGTGAGTACGGATGCCCCATCGGAACCGTGTTCAAGATCGGTGATGCTGACGGCACTGGCAACTGCGAAGACCCTGAAGATGTTCCCGGATG CGAGGATTACTACGGTGACGTCGACCTCAAAGCGTTGAAGAAGTTGGGATTCTGA
- the LOC118262771 gene encoding lipase 3-like codes for MEQHSVTCTILFLLLTLYILHTDTSRPAFRPTRLVSYSLPQKRAFKKALGFNEDVYLNFTELTDKYGYPTEVHTVTTDDGYLLDVFRILPKCSDSAKSYPVFLLHGIFDTADMWVLTGTKTGLGYVLASNCYDVWAGNHRGNFYARRHVKLDPNTDPDYWNYTFDEHGRFDVPAIIDYILRSTGHSKLFYVGHSQGSTNYFVMGSLRPEYNDKVRLAVMLGPVAWMKNFENPVARLLAQNHIAIKAFIDNAGLNEIFGREHLVHFVVEYLCVLAPNFCDFGLSLTTGYKQGTIPLKDISVAMAHLFSGTSIKNLAHFAQLVLSGNFQRYDEGVSGNLERYGSRRPPQYNVSRISSPIVLVSAESDMLSSLKDVNILASKLPNLVENYLVPESYWSHHNHVWGYNAPELVYAKILDYFNKYKD; via the coding sequence ATGGAGCAGCATTCAGTCACATGTACGATCCTTTTTTTGCTCCTGACACTATATATCCTCCACACCGACACATCAAGGCCCGCGTTTCGGCCGACTAGGCTCGTATCGTATTCCCTGCCTCAGAAACGAGCGTTCAAGAAGGCCCTGGGGTTCAACGAGGATGTATACCTAAACTTCACAGAACTAACCGACAAGTACGGGTATCCCACTGAAGTACACACAGTGACAACCGACGATGGATACCTCTTGGATGTGTTTCGAATATTACCAAAGTGCAGTGACTCGGCTAAATCTTATCCAGTGTTTTTGTTGCATGGAATCTTTGATACGGCAGACATGTGGGTGCTTACAGGAACAAAAACAGGTTTGGGCTACGTTCTGGCTAGCAACTGCTATGACGTGTGGGCAGGGAACCACAGGGGCAACTTTTATGCCAGAAGACATGTTAAACTTGACCCCAATACAGATCCAGATTACTGGAACTACACATTTGACGAACATGGACGCTTCGACGTACCCGCTATTATCGATTACATACTCCGCTCCACTGGACATTCCAAGTTATTCTACGTTGGACATTCTCAAGGTAGCACTAATTACTTTGTTATGGGCTCTTTGCGACCAGAGTACAATGATAAGGTTAGGCTTGCCGTCATGTTAGGTCCTGTCGCCTGGATGAAGAATTTTGAAAACCCTGTAGCACGTTTACTTGCACAGAATCACATCGCGATAAAAGCCTTTATAGACAATGCGGGATTGAATGAGATATTCGGTAGAGAGCACCTCGTACACTTTGTGGTTGAGTACTTGTGTGTGTTGGCTCctaatttttgtgattttggaCTTTCATTAACAACTGGTTACAAGCAAGGAACCATTCCATTGAAAGATATATCGGTGGCTATGGCCCATTTGTTCAGTGGGACGTCAATAAAGAATTTAGCTCATTTTGCTCAGCTGGTTTTAAGTGGGAATTTTCAACGTTATGATGAGGGTGTTTCTGGAAATTTGGAGCGGTATGGGTCTCGCAGACCCCCACAATACAATGTTTCTAGAATATCCTCACCGATTGTGCTAGTTAGTGCCGAAAGTGATATGTTGTCTTCGCTAAAAGACGTTAACATTTTAGCGTCAAAGTTGCCAAATTTAGTAGAAAATTATCTAGTGCCAGAATCTTACTGGAGTCATCATAACCATGTTTGGGGTTACAACGCTCCTGAACTAGTTTATGCCaaaatattagattattttaataagtataaagattaa
- the LOC118263169 gene encoding uncharacterized protein LOC118263169: MKIISLALFICVVCGKGDAGAKDGRQQRLLFYDEDGNLVKTFPSPYPNNPFLQNLRLNTGHWPYYGSFLNPFFGFIKDFGNIFSLTIPVSNEVIKQMQKDPSYHNKLMLTHTPDPIIEPNPLCEGKRAQIPSPKLCNNYLNCWDGWAVEQECPQGLLFSNQGYCDYSDNVNCESRKLREQPPTQPQCKKDFEAFRSALNCNEFFICVGRQPVKFKCPADLSYNQQLGVCDYPTRVDCTSTAINAEVFAPQSTSIAPAAPTAAPFAPPAPAASTAAPPASIAPPSAPTTAFNPPSPPIVAAAPPSIIKPDGIDTIFSQNSIVNTQSWTSTNIAMSRQDAIRQLQLGNIVKADI, encoded by the exons tttacgACGAGGATGGTAACTTGGTGAAAACATTCCCCAGTCCCTACCCAAACAACCCGTTCTTACAGAACTTGAGGCTCAACACTGGACACTGGCCTTACTACGGGAGTTTCTTGAATCCATTCTTCGGTTTTATTAAA GACTTCGGCAACATATTCTCCTTGACCATCCCAGTATCAAAcgaagtaataaaacaaatgcagAAAGACCCATCATACCACAACAAGCTAATGCTCactcacactccagacccgatTATTGAGCCGAACCCTCTCTGTGAGGGCAAGAGGGCACAGATTCCCTCACCGAAACTTTGTAATAACTACCTTAACTGTTGGGATGGATGGGCAGTGGAGCAGGAGTGCCCACAGGGACTGCTGTTCTCTAATCAAGGGTACTGTGACTATTCTGATAATGTGAACTGCGAGAGTAGGAAATTAC GAGAACAGCCTCCAACCCAACCACAATGCAAGAAGGACTTCGAAGCGTTCCGAAGTGCTCTCAACTGTAACGAGTTCTTCATTTGTGTTGGACGACAGCCGGTGAAGTTTAAGTGTCCTGCTGACCTTTCATACAACCAG CAACTTGGCGTCTGCGACTATCCAACAAGAGTGGACTGTACATCAACTGCCATCAACGCCGAAGTCTTTGCTCCTCAATCAACATCAATCGCACCAGCTGCACCAACTGCTGCACCGTTTGCACCTCCTGCACCTGCAGCATCCACTGCCGCTCCACCTGCATCTATTGCTCCACCTAGTGCACCTACTACAGCATTTAACCCACCATCACCACCCATTGTAGCTGCCGCACCCCCATCAATTATCAAACCTGATGGAATCGATACTATATTCTCTCAGAACTCCATAGTCAACACCCAAA GTTGGACTTCCACCAACATAGCCATGTCTCGCCAGGACGCCATTCGCCAACTGCAGCTCGGCAATATCGTCAAAGCCGATATTTAA
- the LOC118263123 gene encoding protein obstructor-E isoform X1, translated as MNSRCLIVLAAALGVAVGQESFKCPDDFGFYPHHISCDKYWKCDNGVAELKTCGNGLAFDATDSKYLTENCDYLHNVECGERTQLEPPISTPHCQRLYGIFPDEAKCDVFWNCWNGEASRYQCSPGLAYDRESRVCMWADQVPECKNEEVANGFSCPAPGEVSNAGSFSRHAHPEDCRKYYICLEGVAREYGCPIGTVFKIGDADGTGNCEDPEDVPGCEDYYGDLDLKTIRKSELLAGLQQDGQTRNTPKQLKPRPQKEN; from the exons ATGAATTCACGGTGTTTAATAGTGCTAGCAGCCGCCCTCGGCGTGG CGGTCGGACAGGAGTCCTTCAAATGTCCCGATGACTTCGGTTTCTACCCTCACCACATCTCTTGCGACAAGTACTGGAAGTGTGACAACGGTGTCGCTGAACTTAAGACTTGCGGCAACGGTCTTGCCTTCGACGCTACTGACTCCAAATACTTGACTGAGAACTGCGACTACCTCCACAACGTTGAGTGCGGCGAGAGGACACAGCTTG AGCCTCCGATCTCAACCCCTCACTGCCAGAGGCTGTACGGTATCTTCCCTGATGAGGCCAAATGTGACGTCTTCTGGAACTGCTGGAACGGAGAGGCTTCCCGCTACCAGTGCAGCCCTGGACTCGCTTACGACAGGGAATCCCGTGTGTGCATGTGGGCTGACCAGGTCCCCGAGTGCAAGAACGAGG AAGTAGCGAACGGTTTCTCTTGCCCCGCTCCCGGTGAGGTGTCCAACGCTGGCTCCTTCAGCCGTCACGCCCACCCTGAAGACTGCCGTAAATACTACATCTGCTTGGAGGGAGTCGCCCGTGAGTACGGATGCCCCATCGGAACCGTGTTCAAGATCGGTGATGCTGACGGCACTGGCAACTGCGAAGACCCTGAAGATGTTCCCGGATG CGAGGACTACTACGGGGATCTGGATCTGAAGACGATCCGCAAGAGCGAGCTGCTCGCCGGCCTCCAGCAAGACGGCCAGACCCGCAACACGCCCAAGCAGCTCAAACCCCGCCCCCAAAAggagaactaa